TTGGTCAGCTGTACTCCGGTCTGGTTTTCTTCTACAATCGAATAAGAAGCCAAACTACCATTGGTGATAAGGTTTTCATCATTAGAATTAACGAATTCAAAAACGATAGGTTGGGGAGCGTTATAACAGTCTTCACCACAGGCAGTGAAAAGTAAAGCGATTACAAGGAATAAAAATATCTTTTTCATGGAATATAGATTGGTGGGAAATGTAAAATTAGCTATTAATGAATTGTAATCAAAATTAGAATAGCCTTAGTGTTATATATCCCGCAAAAATATTCATAAAATTTATATAATTTTAAACTAAACGTGATTTGAATTCAAAACAAAATCTCCTACATTTGTTATATGATACACGACCAACGCGCAGAAAAATTCAGGCAGATCGTGGAAAATAAGTTCCAGATCTACAATTCATTATTTATGAGCCTGCCTTATGATAAAATGACGAATATCGGGATGTTGCTTCCGTTTCTTTGTGAAGAAAGCAAAATCGGCTATGAAGCCGGAAAAACGCCTGAAGAAATTGTTGAAGAATTTTTTAAAAATCATACAGATTTGCAGACCGAAGAGCAGAAGCTCGAGCTGCTTTTTAAAATTATACAATATATTGAAAGACAGGTTGTTTTATTTGATAGTATTGAGGACGCTGCATTTCCGAATCTACACTCCGAGAGTGATAACGGAACGGTGACCAATATGTATGAACGTTCATTACAGGACCATAAGCTTGAAAAAATACGGGAAAAATTAAAGGATTTTGCAGTGAAAGTTGTGTTTACAGCCCATCCGACACAGTTTTACCCGAATTCGGTGCAGCGAATCCTTCATGATCTGAGAAACGCAATAACGACTGATTCCATTACAAATATCGATATGCTGTTGCAGCAATTGGGAAAGACTCCGTTTGTGAACAAAGAAAAGCCAACTCCGATTGATGAAGCTTTGAGTATTATTTATTACTTGAGATATGTATATTACGATACTATTGGTGAACTTTTTACTAAAATAAAATCAATATTCAGTAATGATCATTTTCATTTGCATGAAGATGTAATTCAACTTGGTTTTTGGCCGGGAGGTGATAGAGATGGAAATCCTTTTGTGACAGCGGATGTGACAAAAAGAGTGGCAGAAGAACTTCATTCTGCTATTTTAAAGGCTTACTATAATAATCTGAAAACAGTTCGAAGAAGGCTAAGTTTTAGAGGAGTTTCAGATGTTTTAACCAAACTGAGCAATGAACTTTATTCAGCAATTTTCAGAAATGAAAAAATTACGTCCGATGATATTATCAAAAGACTGGATGAAGCTGAAAAGATCTTAGTAGAACAACACAATTCGCTATTCCTTGACTTACTGGTAAATTTCAGAGATCGTGTAAGAATTTTCGGGACTCATTTTGCAACCTTGGATGTTCGTCAGGACAGCAGGATTCATCAGAAAGTTATCGATGAAGTTTTTGCTAAAGTTTACGGCGATTTGGAAGCGAGCAATGAGGATAAGTTTAATCAATTGATTCGAATCCCGGAAAAAGTAAATCCTGATGATTTTGAAGATATTATTAAAGATACTTTATTAACAGTTTCTCAGATTTCAGAAATTCAGCAACTGAATGGATTGAGAGGAATGAACCGTTATATTATCTCCAATTCCGACGCGGTAAAAGATGTGATGAATGTGTATGCATTTTTCAAAATCTGCGGCTATAAAGATGAAGATATCAATATGGATATTGTTCCGCTTTTCGAAACCATGGAAGGTCTTGCCAATGCTGAAAATGTAATGAAGGAATTATATCAGAACCCGGTTTACAAAAAGCATCTGGAAAAAAGAGGAAATCAGCAGACCATCATGCTTGGTTTTTCAGACGGAACGAAAGACGGAGGATATCTGAAGGCAAACTGGGAAATCTATAAAGCCAAAGAAGTGTTGACAAAACTTTCTGAAGAAAATGGAATTAAAGTGATATTCTTCGATGGTAGAGGTGGACCACCGGCAAGAGGAGGAGGCAAAACTCACGACTTCTATGCTTCACAGGGAAAAACGATTGCGAATAATAAAATAGAATTAACCATTCAGGGACAAACCATTACCAGCATTTTTGGGAATAAAGAGCAGGCGAAATATAATTTTGAGCAGCTTCTGACAGCCGGCGTTGAGAATGATGTTTTTAAAAATGCTAAAAAAGACTTAACCGAAAAAGAAAGGGCTTTAATCATTGAATTGGCGGAAATCAGTTATCAGAAATATTCGGATCTGAAAGCACATCCTATGTTTGTTCCTTATCTTCAGGAAATGAGTACATTGGATTATTACGGAAAAACCAATATCGGAAGCCGACCTTCGAAAAGAGGAAACGGAAGTGAGCTGAAGTTTGAAGATTTAAGAGCTATTCCATTTGTAGGTTCATGGTCGCAGTTGAAGCAGAATGTTCCGGGGTTCTTCGGTTTCGGTTTTGCCATGCAGCAGATGAAGGAGCAGGGAAGATTTGATGAAGTAAGAGAGCTATATAAAGGTTCGGATTTCTTCAAAACGTTGGTTTTAAACTCTATGATGAGTATGAATAAAACGTATTTCCCGTTAACTTATTACATTAAAAACAATCCGAAATTCGGTGCGTTCTGGAATATTTTGTTTGAAGAATATAATCTTTCCAAGAATATTATGTTAGAGTTAACTGGGTTTAAAATGCTTCAGGAAGAAGATCCGCTTTCAAGAAAATCGGTAAAGATTCGTGAAAGGATTGTTCTTCCTTTATTGAGTATTCAGCAGTATGCTTTAATGAAAATCCAGAAAGGAGAAGGGGATAGAGAAGCGTATGGAAAACTGGTAACACGTTCGTTGTTCGGAAATATTAATGCGAGCAGAAATTCAGCATAAAAGCTATCCCAACTGTCATTCTGAACGAAGTGAAGAATCTCTAAATAAAACAAATAATAATTAAAAATAAAAGCCTCTCGATTTGAGAGGTTTTTTAATTTATTCCTTTATAAATTTCTCATAATATACTTTATCCTTCGTTTGAATTTTCAGATAATAAACTCCTTTTGCAAAACTTTCAACTTTTACAGATTTTTGATTGTTGACTTTAGTAATTAATCGTCCCAAATTATCATAAATTTCAACAGAACTGACCTCTCTCTCCGAAGCGATATTTAAAATATTTCTAACAGGATTCGGAAAGATGACAAGAGAGTTTTGCTTAACGAGTTCAGAGGTATTTAAAACCGAATTATAAAAACTTCCGAAATTAAGAATTCCATATCCCATTTGATCGGTATAACTTGGAAATAGAGAAGCGGTCTGACGCAGTTTATTTCTCATCAGATCTCTGTTCATGGTAGAAAAAGCCTGAATAAGACAGGCAACGCCACCCGCAGCAATGGGTGTTGCAATAGAAGTTCCGGAAACAGTAATGAGAGATCCGTTGTCTACTGTTGTTGAGTTGGTACCTCTTGCCGCTGCATCAGGTTTGATTACTCCTGCTGAATTGGGTCCATACGAGGAAAATGCTGAAGATAGATTTGCGGAATTTACCGAGCCTATTGAGAAAACTTTTGCATTATCTGCAGGTGTTGTGATATAATGCCATGGTTGTTCTCCGGAATTACCGGCTGCAATCAATACAAATATTCCTTTGTTGACCGCAATTTCAGCACCTCTTGCAATGAATGAAGTCGTTCCGTTCATATTTGCGTAGGAATAATTATATTTAGGATCGTCAAAGGCAGAATATCCTAGAGAAGAGGTAATAAGATCTACACCTTTTCTGTCTGCTTCTTCGGCAGCTTCAATCCAGTACATTTCCTCTTCCGGAATTTCCACTGTGGTATTCTCACTTCTGTATAGATAAAAATCGGCATCCGGAGCCGATCCTACAAAACTGTTCTGAAGGTAACCTCCGATTGCTCCTAAAACTACAGAACCATGATTATTCAGGGTTGTATTGTAAATATCAGTGTTTTTTGCAACAAAATCATAGCTGGCTTTTATTTGGCTATTTGCCCATAATCTTGAAAAAGCAGCACCTGTATTTACGAAAGGAAATCCGGTGTCAATTATAGCAATAGAAACACCTGTTCCCGTATATCCTGCAAGATGCAGTGGCTTAAGATTGATTTGATCAATCTGTTCTAAACCAGAGCCATAATTGAAGATTGTAGATAGGTTATTGAATTTTTCAAAACCGTTCCATTTATTTTGATTCTGAATTTTTAAAGTTAATGAAGAATTTTTAGCAAAGCTTTGTACGGATGATACAAACGGAAGTGTTTTTATCAGATTGACCTGTGCCTGGTTAACGTTTACAGCGACGCCATTCAACCATTTGGAATAATCGGTCACAGGAATACCCAAGTTCTGTATACTTTGTATGTAAGATTGTTCTATGGGAGCGTCCTGATCATTTAGTGCTATGCCTAGATTGATTCTTCGGTTCAGGGATTTTTGAGTGAGTTCTGATAACGGATTTGCATAAAATGCAGTTTTATTCGGTTTATCATTAAAATAAACAAAAACAAGTTCTGTCTGAGCAGAAAAAGAAGAGCAAATTGCTAAAAAACAAAAAGATAGAAATTTATTCATGCATTTATTTTGTATAAAGATAAAACAAAATCAATAAAATTTTTGAAAGGATATTAAAATCCTTATTTTTACAGAAATAAATTATTACAGAATCGTGATATACAAATTTATGTAAACAGATACTAAGAATTTGGACGGTTGCGTATAATTAAAAATAAATTTATATATGAAAAAAATTCAGATGGTTGACTTGCAGAGTCAGTATTACAAAATAAAGAATGACGTAGATAATGCAGTTTTAAATGTAATGGATTCGGCGGCTTTTATCAACGGTCCTGAAGTAAAGTCTTTCCAGAATGAATTGGAGTCTTATTTAGATGTGAAGCATGTGATTCCTTGTGCCAATGGAACAGACGCTTTACAGATTGCTTTGATGGCGCTTGATTTACAGGAAGGTGATGAAGTAATCACGGCAGATTTTACTTTTGCTGCGACAGTGGAGGTAATTCATTTGCTTAAGCTTAAATCGGTATTGGTAGATGTGGACTATGATACCTTTACCATTTCAACGGAAGCCATTAAAAAAGCAATCACTCCAAGAACAAAAGCGATCATTCCGGTTCATATCTTCGGACAATGTGCCAATATGGAAGAGATTCTGAAAATTGCTGAAGAAAATAATCTATACGTTGTTGAAGATAATGCACAGGCAATTGGTGCTGATTATACTTTTGCAGACGGAACAGTGAAAAAGTCGGGAACAATGTCGACAGTTGGAACAACTTCATTTTTCCCTTCTAAAAACTTAGGCTGCTATGGGGATGGTGGGGCTATTTTTACAAATAATGATGAATTGGCGCACCGTTTAAGAGGAATTGTCAATCACGGAATGTACGAAAGATACTATCATGATGAAGTAGGAGTAAACTCTCGTTTAGACAGTATTCAGGCTGCTGTGTTAAGAAAAAAACTTCCTCATTTGGATTCCTATAATGAGTCAAGAAGAAAAGCTGCCGATTTTTATGATGAAGCTTTTGTCAATCATCCTAATATTCTGACTCCAAAAAGAGCAGAAGATTCTACCCACGTTTTCCACCAGTATACATTGAGAATTCTGAATGGCAAACGTAATGAACTGCAAAAATTCTTGACGGAAAAAGAGATTCCTGCCATGATCTATTATCCTGTAGCATTGAGAAAACAAAAAGCATATTATCAGGAAAGTAATGACACAGATTTCGTAAATACGGATAAGCTTTTAGATCAGGTGATTTCTTTACCCATGCATACAGAACTTGATGATGAGCAGCTGAAGTATATTACGGATGCTGTGCTGGAGTTTATGGGATAATTTATGCTTCACGACGAAAGGATTTTAAAAAATAAGTTTGCTTATTTTTTTACAATAGTTTTTATTCTTGGTTGGATTATTTACTATAGTGTATTTGCAATAAATATTTTACTTAGAGGTTACAGATTAGCTGAGAAATATGTAAAATTCAGATCTTTTGCATATTTTCTGAATTTTACTGTATTTGTATTATTAATAGTGACATTTGTACATATTTTTAAAGAATCAAAAAAAATATTTATATACTTAAATATTACAAGTTTTTTGATAGTAATTTTAGGTTCTTTAAGTTTTTATATGAATTACGGGGAACTTTGGAAAACATATATTAAATCTTTTTTAATTACACTTAGAAGAAATAGGAACACATAATGATTAAAAAACAATAATTAAAAAAATGGCAATACTCGTAACGGGAGGTCTTGGATATATTGGTTCACACACGGTTGTAGAATTATTAAATAACAATTTTGAAGTTGTTATTATAGATGATTTATCAAACTCGGAGAAATTTATCTTAAAAAATATTGAAGAAATTACAGGAAAAAAGCCTGTTTTCTATCCTTTCGATTTAAAAAGAAAAGAACTGCTGAATCAGGTTTTTGAAGCCCATCAAATTGATGGCTGTATCAATTTTGCAGCTTATAAAGCAGTAGGAGAGAGTCAGGAAAAACCTATTGATTATTATGAGAATAATTTATTTTCATTAATTAATATTTTGCAGGAATTTAAGGAAAGAGGTATTTCAAACTTTATCTTCAGCTCTTCTTGTACAGTTTACGGGCAGGCAGATCAAATGCCGATTGACGAAAATACACCGCTAAAAATGCCGGAAAGCGTGTATGGTAAAACCAAACAAATGGGGGAAGAGATTTTGATAGATTTTGCTAAAGCATATCGACGTAAAATTTCTTTATTGAGATATTTCAACCCGATTGGAGCCCATCCGTCTGCAAAAATAGGAGAGCTACCGATTGGAGTTCCGAATAATCTTGTTCCTTATGTAATGCAGACCGCTGCCGGAATAAGAGAAAAGCTAAATGTTTGGGGAAATGATTATCCGACTGAGGATGGAACTGCAGTGAGAGATTATATTTATGTTGTTGATCTGGCAAAAGCCCATGTCTCAGCCCTGAAAAGGTTATTGGAGAATCAATCTGGAGAAGCGGTAATTGATATTTATAATTTGGGTACAGGAAAAGGATCTTCTGTATTGGAAATAGTAAAAGCTTTTGAAACAGCAAATGATGTGAAAGTTCCATATCAGATTTGTCCAAGAAGGGAAGGTGATATTACAATTGCTTATGCCAATGCCGATAAAGCAGAAAAGGAGCTTAATTGGAAATCAGAGACGACTTTAGAAGATGCTTTGAAAACGACCTGGGAATGGCAAAAATATTTAAATTCAAGAAGATAATTTTTAAAAATTAAATGCTACTTTAGCAAAATAAGGGTTATGTATTAAAGAATCTTTATCAGCAAAATTTTAAATAGAAATTATGAAAACAGAAAGAATAGGCATTACATTTTCTTCCTTTGATTTGCTTCATGCGGGTCACATAAAAATGTTGGAAGAAGCCAAAACGGTATGTGATTACCTTATTGTGGGGCTACAAATTGATCCTTCACATGACAGGCCCAGCAAAAATAAGCCTACCCAGACTATCGTAGAAAGGTATATTCAGCTAAAAGCAGTGAATGCAGTTGATGAGATCATTCCTTATTATACGGAAGAGGATTTAGAAGATATTCTGAAGTCATTTGTAATAGATGTAAGAATCATCGGTGACGATTATATGGACAAAGATTTTACCGGGAAAAAATACTGCGAAGAAAAAGGAATTGAGATCTTTTACAATAAAAGAGATCACAGGTTTTCATCGAGCGATTTAAGAAAAAGAATTTTTGAAGCGGAAAAGCAGAAATTATCAAATAAAGAAATAAGCAAATAAAAAATCCCGAAAGTATTACTTTCGGGATTTTTTGTGTGATATAAAGAAGGATTACATTGGTCCTCCCTGTTGATCGTCTCCGGTTGCATTGGAGTTGATATCTTTTTTACGTTTTGGCTGCTCTACTTTTTCTCCTTGCTTAAATCTGTAAGTTAAAGAAATTGAGAACTGTCTTGGCTGCCATTGCATATATGAATCTCTAACACTATTTGCTGTATATGTTGTAGATCTCATTGATCTGGTGTTGAAGATATCCTGAATATTAAATGCTAATGTTCCGTCTCCTTTCCAGATTGTTTTTGACGCTCCAAAGTTAATAGCATACATATCTTTTCTGTCTTGGTAAGCTGTTTTTTGACCTCCTCTATAAAAGCCTTGAAGTTGGAAGCTAAATGTTTTGTCAACTTTAATTGTTGAAGAAAGTCTAGCTCTTGTAGAGAATCCTTTACCTTCAAAATTAGCAACTGCCTGAATCGGATTTCCTTCTTTATCAAAAGTATCGTATAAAGTACTTCCTTTTGTATTATATCCAAATAAATCAACGTTTCCTAAGAACTTCAACCAGCTTGTTGCATCCCAGTTGAAATTAAAATCTAAACCATAACGATCATCTGTACCCAAGTTAATTGGTTTCGTATGGGATTCTATGCGCTTTGGATCAATAATATTTCCATTATCATCTGTAGCTAAAATATTATATACCAACATTTTTGTGTCATCAGTCTGATGTCTGTAGTATAAGGTAGGATTCAGCGTAAATTTCTTTTTAGAAATACTATATCCAAATTCAAAAGAGTCAACGTAAGAAGGATTTAAATCTATATTTCCGTCGAAGATGTTTTGATTGTCACTATAATTTGGGTTAGGAATCATAAAGAATGATCTCGGACGGTCTATTCTTCTCGTATAGTTTAATAGGAGCTGATTGTCTTTTGCAAAATCATAGCTTAAATAAACGCTTGGGAATAAATTGTTGTAATTTTTAGTGGTTATAACTGAATTTTTAGCAGGATTGGGATTAAGACTCAGATAATTAATATCTACATTCGACAATTCATCTCTTACGCCCACCTGATAACCCAGTTTTCCGATTTTACTTTTGAATTGTAAATAGAAAGCGTTGAAGGTTTCTTTATATGTCGCATCATAAGTATATGGCTTAAGGAAATCCAAAGGCTTTGTTGCTGTGCTTTCACGGACATCATTACTGTAATTATTTGTATTGATGTCAATTCGGTATCCTGCCTCTAACTTTGAAATTTCACCAATAGGCAACTCATAGTCAACTTTACCAATAACAGATTTATTGATTGTATTCTGATTAATGATATCTTTTAAACTATTAATGGTATCATCAATATTAGTATCATTATATGAGCGGCTTCTCTGTAAACTTAGTGATAATGATAAATTCTGTCCTTTATTATCAAATTTATGATCTAATCCAAAATCTCCCTGAAAAGCTAGGTTATTGTTAGTCCCGAAAGTACTTCTGTTTGATGTATAAAAAGGATTTTTAAAAGGAGTATAAGTATAATCAATATTACCGAAATTTTCACTGTCGAATGTTCTTACAGTACCCGATGCATTTACTGATGTTTTTTCGGTGATATCATACACTATACCTGCAGAAGCATTATAGTTGTTATTTTTGCTTTTCGTTTCAGAGTTAGTATCTCTTTGTACCAAATCATCATCTAATACGGCATTGTTAAAATAATCATTGTTTCTACTTGTATTTTTTGACTCTCTGTATCCTCCACCACCATTTAGAAACCAAGTAAAATTGCCTTTTCTCCAGTTAAGGTTAGCATTTAAATTTGTTTGAGGAAGATATCCTAAAGTTCCAATAACACTACCGTTGAAACCAGTCTTCTTACTTTTCTTTAAAATAATATTTAAAATACCGGCAGTTCCGCTTGCTTCAAACTTTGAAGAAGGATTAGTAATTACCTCAATTTTCTCAATCTGATCAGCCGGAATACTTTGTAAAGCATTAGCGCCGTCATCAATTCCAAGTAATGCAGAAGGTTTACCATTAATTAAGAATTTCACATTCGAGCTTCCTCTCATGGAAACTGTACCATCAGTATCTACAGAAACAGAAGGTACATTAGAAAGTACATCCTGAAGATTTCCACCCTTACTTACAATATCCTGAGAAGGGTCGTAAGTCCTTTTATCAAGTTCAACTTTATAAGGTTTTGTGGATTGAGCCGTGATTACAACAGCTTGAATATCTCCGGTTTTTATATTGGTGGCACTTTTTTCCGGTTCAATAGATAAGGCGCCAATATTTCCTGCTGTGGTAATCTGTTTATTGATTACACTTTTCTTGTAATCGATTGCTTCTACCGTAATATCATAGTTTCCCGGGGTAATATCTAATTTATACTGACCTTTTTCATCAGTAAGAGCAGCATCGCTGAGAAGTTTGCTTGTCTTGTTGCTAAAGGTAACAGAAGCATAAGGTACAGGCTGGTTGTTTTTGTTGACAACAGTTCCTGAAATACCCACTTTTTCCTGTCCAAAAGCAAATGCGGCCGCAGAAAGTACAAAAGTAAGTCCTAAGGTTTTTTTAGTGAAAATGTTAATGATTTCCGTCTGATTCATAACGTTTTTTTTGTGTAAAATCGTGAAAGATTTACCTTAATATTGTGAAATTGTAAATACATCGAATTTTCATAATATTAAGATTGTTTATTATTTATAATGTATATGTCGCGTTTTAAAGCTAAATGTTAATTATTGATTAGTTAAAATAAAGTTAAATTTATTTTTTATTTGATATTATTTGAGTTGAGCCAGTCTTGATAAGCTTTTGCATTAATTGCATGCTCTTCCGCATTATCGGTAAATTTATGATAGCCAGGTCTTGATGGATCTGCACACATATAAATATAATTGTTGCTCTCAGCGTTTAAAACAGCATCAACAGAGTTTTTATCAACTATACAGATTGGTCCCGGTGGAATTCCCTTGTTGGCATATGTATTATATGGAGATGGAGTAGACAAATGCTTATAAAATACCCTTTTGATTTGCTCCTTGAAATTGGTCTGTTTATTGATGGCATAAATTACCGTTGGATCAGACTGAAGTTTCATGCCTTTTCTGTAACGGTTGAGATATAATCCAGCAATTGTTTTCTGCTCATCCTTCTTACCCCCGGATTCCTTATAAACAATTGAAGCCAAAGCATAAATCTGATCTCTCGTTAAACCTGATTGCTGCTCTTTGGCTTTTCTCTCACTGTTCCAGAATTCATTGTACTGATCATCAAATTTTTTGAAAAATTCTTCCGGAGTAACCGTCCAGAAAAAGTTGTAGGTATCAATGAAGAAATACTTTTTCAGATCTTCGGCATTATTGTAACCTTTTTCTGTTGCAATAGCATTAAGGTCGTTCACAAATTTTAAAGAATCCAATTCTGTTTTTTTAGAAACTTTACCGATCATCTGATAAACGTCTCCAAAATCACCAATTCTAAAGCTGTTTTCACTTTGATTTCCGGCCTTGATCATATTTACCAGGTTAGCATTCCCCAGTCCTTTTTGAAAGTGATATCTACCTGCCTTGAAATATTGAGCCAGATCTTTTTCTTTTGCCACGGCTTCGAAAGATTCTTGATTATCAACATATTTTGCCGCAGAATCCAAGATCTGTTTAAAACTCGCTTTGTGCGGAATCAAAACATATCCATCATTTTTGATATTGTTTCCGTAATATTTTTTATAAAATCTAACTCCAAAAAATCCGCCTACTACAAATACAAGCAGGATGATGAAAAGAATTGCTTTTTTCATTTAAATGGTGATTAAAGTTTTTTTGGTTTTTAAATAAGATCTACTTTTCCTCTAAAAACCTGTTTTGCGGGTCCTTCCAGCCAGATATTCTGAAAAGAATCTCCATTTTTCTCAGCATAAACCTTAAGATTTCCTCCCAGGGTTTTTACTTTTACAGAAATTAGATTGTTATTTTGAAGAAAAGTTAAAGCGGAGGCTGTAACTCCTGTGCCGCAGCTGTAAGTTTCGTCCTCAACGCCTCGTTCATAGGTTCTTACGAAAATTTCATCATCAGAAATTTTTTCCACAAAGTTGACATTGATTCCTTTTTCCTTATAGTTTTCAGAATTTCTGATGCCGTTTCCGTGGGAAAAAACATTATAATTGATAATATCTTCAACATATTTTACATAATGAGGCGAACCGGTATCCATCACAGTATCTTGCCCATCATTGGAAATGGTTTCTACATCCCTCATTTTAAGTTTTACGATCCCGTTGTGGATTTCTGCTTCATGCTCACCGTCGATGGCCATGAACTTACATTTTCCTTCAAAGATGTCAAGGAAAAATGCAAAGGCCACAGAACAGCGGGCGCCGTTTCCGCAAAAGCTTTTTGAACCATCAGAATTGTAATAATCCACTTCAAAATCATACCCTTTGGCTACATTAATTTTAATAAGTCCGTCTGCACCAATTCCAAAACGGCGGTCGCAAAGTTTTTGAATATTTTCCACTGAAAGATCATTCCATTCTCCGGAACGGTTGTCTATCATGACGAAATCATTTCCAGTGCCTTGATATTTATAAAAATCCATATTTTTTTGTCTCAATTTGAACTTGCAAAATTACTATAATTAATACAAAAAACGAACAGTGTTAACTGTTCGTTTTCTTATTTATAATGGTTTTATCTAAATCCACCACCACTTCTGTTGGGATTGTTATTTTGCTGAGAATTATTCTGCTGCGCACTTCCCGAATTGTTTCTGAAGCCACCATTTGAGCTGTTGTTAGAAGGATTTCGGTATTCGCTGTTTGAATTGGAAGAATTATTTCTAAATCCTCCCTGACGGTTGTTATTTTGGTTTTGATTTCCTTGATTACCTGGATTTCTAAATCCGTTATTAGGTCTTTGACCACCCTGATTGTTTCCGGTATTAGGTCTGTAACCGCCATTATAAGAACCATCGTTCACACCTCCTCTGAACCCGTTGTTAGGTCTTTGTGAGGTTGTATTTCTTCTCTCTACATATACTTTTCTCCTAGAATTATTATAGTTGTAGTAATAATAAGGCATTCCGTTGTCGTAGTAATAGGTGTAATCATTTCGGTAATAATATCCGTCATTTCCCCAATATCCTC
Above is a genomic segment from Chryseobacterium geocarposphaerae containing:
- a CDS encoding TonB-dependent receptor domain-containing protein, whose amino-acid sequence is MNQTEIINIFTKKTLGLTFVLSAAAFAFGQEKVGISGTVVNKNNQPVPYASVTFSNKTSKLLSDAALTDEKGQYKLDITPGNYDITVEAIDYKKSVINKQITTAGNIGALSIEPEKSATNIKTGDIQAVVITAQSTKPYKVELDKRTYDPSQDIVSKGGNLQDVLSNVPSVSVDTDGTVSMRGSSNVKFLINGKPSALLGIDDGANALQSIPADQIEKIEVITNPSSKFEASGTAGILNIILKKSKKTGFNGSVIGTLGYLPQTNLNANLNWRKGNFTWFLNGGGGYRESKNTSRNNDYFNNAVLDDDLVQRDTNSETKSKNNNYNASAGIVYDITEKTSVNASGTVRTFDSENFGNIDYTYTPFKNPFYTSNRSTFGTNNNLAFQGDFGLDHKFDNKGQNLSLSLSLQRSRSYNDTNIDDTINSLKDIINQNTINKSVIGKVDYELPIGEISKLEAGYRIDINTNNYSNDVRESTATKPLDFLKPYTYDATYKETFNAFYLQFKSKIGKLGYQVGVRDELSNVDINYLSLNPNPAKNSVITTKNYNNLFPSVYLSYDFAKDNQLLLNYTRRIDRPRSFFMIPNPNYSDNQNIFDGNIDLNPSYVDSFEFGYSISKKKFTLNPTLYYRHQTDDTKMLVYNILATDDNGNIIDPKRIESHTKPINLGTDDRYGLDFNFNWDATSWLKFLGNVDLFGYNTKGSTLYDTFDKEGNPIQAVANFEGKGFSTRARLSSTIKVDKTFSFQLQGFYRGGQKTAYQDRKDMYAINFGASKTIWKGDGTLAFNIQDIFNTRSMRSTTYTANSVRDSYMQWQPRQFSISLTYRFKQGEKVEQPKRKKDINSNATGDDQQGGPM
- the mltG gene encoding endolytic transglycosylase MltG; amino-acid sequence: MKKAILFIILLVFVVGGFFGVRFYKKYYGNNIKNDGYVLIPHKASFKQILDSAAKYVDNQESFEAVAKEKDLAQYFKAGRYHFQKGLGNANLVNMIKAGNQSENSFRIGDFGDVYQMIGKVSKKTELDSLKFVNDLNAIATEKGYNNAEDLKKYFFIDTYNFFWTVTPEEFFKKFDDQYNEFWNSERKAKEQQSGLTRDQIYALASIVYKESGGKKDEQKTIAGLYLNRYRKGMKLQSDPTVIYAINKQTNFKEQIKRVFYKHLSTPSPYNTYANKGIPPGPICIVDKNSVDAVLNAESNNYIYMCADPSRPGYHKFTDNAEEHAINAKAYQDWLNSNNIK
- the dapF gene encoding diaminopimelate epimerase, with the translated sequence MDFYKYQGTGNDFVMIDNRSGEWNDLSVENIQKLCDRRFGIGADGLIKINVAKGYDFEVDYYNSDGSKSFCGNGARCSVAFAFFLDIFEGKCKFMAIDGEHEAEIHNGIVKLKMRDVETISNDGQDTVMDTGSPHYVKYVEDIINYNVFSHGNGIRNSENYKEKGINVNFVEKISDDEIFVRTYERGVEDETYSCGTGVTASALTFLQNNNLISVKVKTLGGNLKVYAEKNGDSFQNIWLEGPAKQVFRGKVDLI